The Periplaneta americana isolate PAMFEO1 chromosome 2, P.americana_PAMFEO1_priV1, whole genome shotgun sequence genome has a window encoding:
- the LOC138695261 gene encoding uncharacterized protein, translating to MASWPREVVCELIQLYELNSCLYAVGSLDYHNKMKKNNAYEEIARQISRLRPGTTAEDIRSKINGLRTQFMAEKGKIKKSQQNGSSSDEIHEPALWCYKLLEFLNPHLKKRNSTSNILPAHQSVDFSNEESQWVMLENTNENVASSVECEILTQPSTSIATPPSQSRKRKRELLHGEEFPNLIPQENECEVDAFGKFVAKSVKDIKKKSIRRRAMLELHHIIVKYQDQDEDEVEADAEEDFNGF from the exons ATGGCATCCTGGCCGAGGGAAGTTGTTTGCgaattaatacagttatatgaattAAACTCATGCTTATACGCCGTGGGTTCTTTGGATTAtcataataaaatgaagaaaaataatgcgtaCGAAGAAATTGCAAGGCAGATATCCCGA CTGCGGCCGGGTACAACTGCAGAAGATATAAGATCCAAAATAAATGGCTTAAGAACACAGTTCATGGCCGAAAAGGGCAAAATAAAAAAGTCCCAACAAAATGGATCTTCTTCAGATGAAATACATGAACCTGCACTCTGGTGCTACAAACTGTTGGAATTTTTAAATCCACATCTGAAGAAGAGAAACAGCACTTCAAATATTCTGCCAGCTCACCAAAGTGTTGACTTCAGt AATGAGGAGTCCCAATGGGTTATGTTAGAGAATACTAACGAAAACGTTGCTTCTTCAGTGGAATGTGAAATACTCACTCAACCATCAACAAGCATAGCCACACCACCTAGCCAGTCtaggaaaaggaaaagagaactaCTTCATGGAGAGGAATTTCCAAATCTGATACCTCAGGAGAATGAGTGTGAAGTTGATGCTTTCGGGAAATTTGTGGCAAAGAGTGTGAaagatataaaaaagaaaagcATAAGGAGAAGGGCTATGTTGGAACTGCATCATATTATTGTGAAATATCAAGATCaagatgaagatgaagttgaGGCTGACGCTGAGGAAGACTTTAATGGATTTTGA